One window of the Granulicella arctica genome contains the following:
- the hslV gene encoding ATP-dependent protease subunit HslV produces the protein MKPSFSSSALTSSDLSTRLKTTSGHSRTTSIPLQAAHPLDLGDGRRIRSTTVICVRRGDSVVMAADGQVSLGSTVMKSSAKKIRRLYQDKVLAGFAGSTADAFSLFARFETKLEQYAGNLGRAAVELAKDWRTDKMLRQLEALLIVADPKQTFLLSGTGDVIDPDEGIATIGSGGSYALASARALMENTDLSARDIAEKSLRIAGQICIYTNDHIMIEELKAE, from the coding sequence ATGAAGCCGTCTTTTTCCAGCTCTGCCCTCACCTCTTCGGACTTATCCACTCGCCTCAAGACCACGTCTGGTCATTCGAGGACCACATCCATTCCGCTGCAAGCAGCACACCCACTGGATCTGGGCGACGGACGCCGTATTCGATCGACCACGGTAATCTGTGTTCGCCGGGGCGACTCGGTCGTCATGGCAGCAGACGGGCAGGTCTCTCTCGGCTCAACTGTTATGAAGTCCTCGGCGAAAAAAATTCGCCGCCTCTACCAGGACAAAGTATTGGCTGGTTTTGCGGGATCGACAGCGGATGCGTTCTCACTCTTCGCGCGCTTCGAGACCAAGCTAGAGCAGTATGCTGGCAATCTTGGCCGCGCAGCCGTTGAGCTTGCGAAGGATTGGCGGACGGACAAGATGCTGCGCCAGTTAGAGGCGCTGCTCATTGTGGCTGACCCGAAGCAGACGTTCCTGCTGAGCGGGACCGGCGACGTAATCGATCCAGATGAGGGGATTGCGACGATCGGCTCGGGCGGCAGCTATGCGCTGGCGTCGGCACGGGCTTTGATGGAGAACACGGACCTTTCCGCCCGCGATATAGCCGAGAAGAGCCTCCGTATCGCGGGACAGATCTGCATCTACACCAACGACCACATCATGATCGAAGAGTTGAAGGCCGAGTAG
- a CDS encoding transaldolase, protein MATLLEQLKKVTTVVADTGDINSIEKFKPTDSTTNPSLIAAAAEKSEYQSIVDDVLKEARKQAGDSASDKDVAAFAFKTLAVAFGRKILDIVPGRVSTEVDARLSYDTEKTLEQARDIISQYDKAGIDRKRVLVKIASTWEGIKAAEILEREGIHCNLTLLFGIHQAVACAEAKVTLISPFVGRILDWYKKDTGKDYQGADDPGVQSVTTIYKYYKHFNYKTVVMGASFRNISEITELAGCDLLTIAPKLLAELDSTEGDLPLKLDASKAKDLDIKKIPMDKETFEKMHAEDRMAHDKLKEGIEGFSKALEDLEKLLAKRLSEISQPANA, encoded by the coding sequence ATGGCAACACTACTGGAACAACTGAAAAAAGTGACAACCGTGGTCGCCGACACCGGCGATATCAATTCGATCGAGAAGTTCAAGCCGACCGATTCGACCACCAACCCATCCCTCATCGCCGCCGCCGCCGAGAAGAGCGAGTACCAGTCGATCGTTGATGACGTTCTGAAAGAGGCACGCAAGCAGGCTGGCGATAGCGCCTCCGACAAGGATGTCGCTGCATTCGCGTTCAAAACGCTCGCCGTAGCCTTCGGGCGCAAGATTCTTGACATCGTTCCCGGCCGCGTTTCGACCGAAGTGGACGCCCGCCTCAGCTACGATACGGAAAAGACTCTCGAGCAGGCTCGCGACATTATCAGCCAGTACGACAAGGCCGGCATCGATCGCAAGCGCGTCCTCGTCAAGATCGCCTCGACCTGGGAGGGCATTAAAGCCGCCGAGATCCTGGAGCGAGAGGGCATTCACTGCAACCTGACGCTCCTCTTTGGCATACACCAGGCCGTTGCCTGTGCCGAAGCCAAGGTCACGCTCATCTCCCCATTCGTAGGTCGTATTCTCGATTGGTACAAAAAGGATACGGGCAAGGATTACCAAGGCGCAGATGACCCTGGTGTTCAATCTGTGACAACGATCTACAAGTATTACAAGCACTTCAACTACAAGACGGTCGTCATGGGAGCCAGCTTCCGCAACATCAGCGAGATTACAGAACTCGCGGGCTGCGACCTGCTGACTATCGCGCCCAAGCTGCTCGCCGAACTGGACTCGACCGAGGGTGATCTGCCTCTCAAGCTCGACGCCTCCAAAGCCAAGGATCTCGACATCAAGAAGATTCCCATGGACAAAGAAACCTTCGAGAAGATGCACGCCGAAGATCGCATGGCCCACGACAAACTGAAGGAAGGCATCGAGGGCTTTTCCAAGGCACTCGAAGATCTCGAGAAGCTGCTTGCAAAGCGCCTCAGCGAGATCAGCCAGCCTGCGAACGCATAA
- a CDS encoding DUF3592 domain-containing protein yields MLPHLPSSLHLDRITRQQVGAVAATLLALGGIFLYSKLRKRESPDEIELQRRTLLAHEGRIIDGSIVGIDGTTEDNSEDGSLDVPPDYLLSPHVLIYRYRIAGVTYECAQDVTSLADHVRHLRIDLPVQVRYDPRNPGNSIVVAEDWNGVRLDAPEHDPLYVEQVHESPSRD; encoded by the coding sequence GTGCTCCCGCATCTTCCATCCTCTCTTCACCTCGACCGCATCACCCGGCAACAGGTGGGCGCCGTCGCAGCTACGTTGCTTGCCCTGGGCGGCATCTTTCTCTACTCCAAACTCCGCAAACGCGAGTCTCCCGACGAAATCGAGCTACAGCGCCGCACCCTGCTCGCCCATGAAGGCCGCATTATCGACGGAAGCATCGTCGGCATCGACGGCACGACGGAAGACAACAGCGAGGACGGCTCCCTGGACGTGCCGCCGGACTACCTTCTCTCGCCTCATGTACTGATCTACCGCTACCGCATCGCCGGTGTTACCTACGAATGTGCGCAGGATGTCACCAGCCTCGCAGACCACGTACGCCATCTGCGCATCGACCTTCCGGTGCAGGTGCGCTATGATCCCCGCAATCCCGGCAACAGTATCGTTGTCGCGGAGGATTGGAACGGCGTGCGCCTGGATGCCCCTGAGCACGACCCGCTTTATGTTGAGCAGGTCCACGAATCACCCTCTCGCGATTGA
- the hslU gene encoding ATP-dependent protease ATPase subunit HslU, protein MAIFLPGTADDQALSLDEMTPREIVAELDKYVVGQHAAKRAVAIALRNRSRRQKLPPDLAEDIMPKNIIMIGPTGVGKTEIARRLAKLTNSPFLKVEASKFTEVGYVGRDVESIVRDLVEIAVDMVREEKLEDVEDKAELNAEDRLLDLLLPPSPVAATPAATTAAAATSEPGSNVIQLPASALVDDVTHVEAEGEDEKPGDRHQRTREKLRQQFREGKLDDRMVELDVRDRNQPSFEFVTNQGPDDSDMNLKDMLPGLFGQRTKKRKMKVSEAFEYLVSEEESRLIDMDQVTRLAVDRVEDSGIVFLDEIDKIAGREGGHGPDVSREGVQRDILPIVEGTTVNTKYGMVSTDHILFIAAGAFHVSKPSDLIPELQGRFPIRVELHSLTVNDFIRILTEPKSSLVKQSTALLETEGLKLEFTPEALAEMAQFAFRVNETTENIGARRLHTIMERVLDEISFQAPDLFKSPRAEATDEGVIAEIGASASLTGEVQPPSPPLPVIERQTATGVEKVIVVDPEYVRQQVASIVKDQDLSRYIL, encoded by the coding sequence ATGGCAATTTTTCTTCCTGGAACAGCCGACGATCAGGCGCTCTCTCTCGATGAGATGACACCGCGGGAGATCGTCGCGGAGCTGGACAAGTACGTCGTCGGACAACATGCAGCCAAGCGGGCCGTAGCCATTGCGTTGCGCAACCGCTCCCGCCGGCAGAAGCTTCCGCCAGATCTGGCCGAAGACATCATGCCGAAGAACATCATCATGATAGGGCCCACAGGCGTCGGCAAGACGGAGATTGCTCGGCGGCTTGCGAAGCTGACCAACTCGCCGTTTCTCAAGGTCGAAGCCTCGAAGTTTACAGAGGTTGGCTACGTTGGGCGTGATGTTGAGTCGATCGTTCGCGATCTCGTTGAGATTGCAGTCGATATGGTGCGCGAGGAAAAGCTGGAGGATGTCGAAGACAAGGCCGAACTGAATGCCGAAGACCGGCTACTTGACCTGCTCTTACCGCCTTCTCCGGTGGCGGCGACTCCTGCGGCTACGACCGCGGCAGCAGCTACGAGCGAGCCCGGCAGCAACGTGATTCAGCTTCCTGCCTCGGCACTCGTTGATGACGTAACCCATGTTGAAGCCGAGGGCGAAGATGAAAAGCCGGGTGACCGGCATCAGAGGACGCGTGAGAAGCTACGCCAGCAGTTCCGCGAGGGCAAGCTCGACGACCGAATGGTGGAGCTGGATGTACGTGATCGCAATCAGCCCAGCTTCGAATTTGTGACGAACCAAGGTCCGGATGACTCCGACATGAACCTCAAAGACATGCTGCCCGGCCTGTTCGGTCAGCGGACCAAGAAGCGCAAGATGAAGGTGTCGGAAGCCTTCGAATACCTGGTCTCCGAAGAGGAGAGCCGCCTCATCGATATGGACCAGGTGACGCGGCTAGCCGTCGATCGGGTTGAGGACTCAGGCATTGTGTTTCTCGACGAGATCGACAAGATCGCCGGTAGGGAAGGTGGGCATGGTCCTGATGTGTCGCGTGAGGGTGTCCAGCGGGACATTCTGCCCATCGTTGAAGGCACGACCGTAAACACGAAGTACGGCATGGTCTCGACGGACCACATCCTCTTTATCGCGGCTGGCGCCTTCCACGTCTCGAAGCCAAGCGACCTGATTCCCGAGTTGCAGGGGCGCTTTCCCATTCGCGTGGAATTGCACTCGCTCACGGTCAATGACTTTATCCGCATCCTGACGGAACCGAAGTCGTCGCTCGTGAAGCAATCCACCGCGCTGCTTGAGACTGAGGGGTTGAAGCTTGAATTCACGCCTGAGGCCCTGGCCGAGATGGCTCAGTTTGCATTTCGGGTGAATGAGACGACTGAGAACATCGGAGCGCGTCGCCTTCATACCATCATGGAGCGGGTGCTCGATGAGATCAGCTTCCAGGCACCGGATCTCTTCAAGAGTCCGCGCGCCGAGGCTACCGACGAAGGCGTAATCGCCGAGATTGGCGCATCGGCTTCACTTACCGGTGAGGTTCAGCCGCCTTCGCCTCCACTGCCGGTCATCGAACGCCAGACTGCAACTGGTGTTGAGAAGGTGATCGTGGTCGATCCTGAGTACGTTCGTCAGCAGGTCGCCAGCATCGTGAAGGATCAGGACCTGAGCCGCTACATTCTGTAA
- a CDS encoding cation diffusion facilitator family transporter, with protein MHMVASPNRKMQRVLQCSMAATFLYVVATFYFGVRAHSLALISEAGHNVSDLLAILLSFVAVYFQSRPATEEKTFGYQRAGVLAAFVNALTLIVLSAWIAFAAIHRFSEPIAVQPRLMMIVAAAGVLMNGAIASLLWKFSGDVNIRSVFLHMLGDTLSTAAVIAGGAAILFTGLTWIDPLLSIIIAGMILYSSVGIVRETLNILLEGTPKTLRLEDIRSAMAGVDGVLDVHDLHVWSLGSSSHALASHITIPEMPMSECGTILDSINCALRDRFHIHHTTIQFETIGCETTHGCSAPPPLEAVGAHGHHHHGHSHAH; from the coding sequence ATGCACATGGTCGCCAGCCCGAACCGCAAGATGCAGCGTGTGCTGCAGTGCTCCATGGCCGCTACCTTCCTCTACGTTGTCGCGACGTTCTATTTCGGCGTCCGTGCCCACTCCCTTGCGCTCATCTCGGAGGCTGGCCACAACGTCAGCGACCTCCTCGCGATTCTTCTCTCCTTCGTAGCTGTCTACTTCCAGTCCCGCCCTGCAACCGAGGAGAAGACCTTTGGCTACCAGCGGGCCGGTGTGCTCGCGGCCTTTGTCAACGCGCTGACGCTGATCGTCCTCTCTGCATGGATCGCCTTCGCCGCCATTCATCGCTTCAGCGAGCCAATCGCCGTGCAGCCCCGCCTCATGATGATCGTCGCCGCTGCCGGTGTGCTGATGAACGGCGCCATCGCAAGCCTGCTCTGGAAGTTCTCAGGCGACGTCAACATCCGCAGCGTCTTCCTGCACATGCTCGGCGACACCCTCTCAACCGCCGCCGTCATCGCAGGTGGTGCCGCAATCCTCTTCACCGGGCTTACCTGGATCGATCCGCTGCTCTCCATCATCATCGCGGGCATGATCCTCTACAGCTCGGTAGGCATCGTGCGCGAGACTCTGAATATCCTGCTCGAAGGAACACCGAAGACCTTACGCCTCGAGGACATCCGCAGTGCGATGGCAGGTGTAGACGGCGTGCTTGACGTTCACGACCTGCACGTCTGGAGCCTTGGATCGTCCTCCCACGCGCTGGCCAGCCACATCACCATTCCCGAGATGCCGATGTCCGAGTGCGGCACAATCCTCGACAGCATCAACTGCGCGCTACGCGATCGCTTCCACATTCACCACACCACGATCCAGTTCGAAACGATTGGCTGCGAGACAACGCATGGCTGCAGCGCGCCACCACCGCTTGAAGCAGTAGGCGCGCATGGCCACCACCATCACGGTCACAGTCACGCGCACTAA